Proteins encoded together in one Candidatus Sericytochromatia bacterium window:
- a CDS encoding glycosyltransferase family 4 protein, whose translation MAPEEPLHSRALNICLVSREHPSLPETGGIGTYTDNLAKGLAARGHCVTVLADGEPPSSPPRPQAGTVRLLGVGRTEAFRLPFGRRWLGTSSRSLAFALAAGKRYQALDRQDPFDVVEVPEYQAWGLGVSLVRRCPLIARLHSHTRLVRALNAVPLTLDDRLCTRLEAQVLRRAERVLANSQALAREASRDFPGLEASRRLEVLPLGIDTQRFKPSEGGPYRRAHGLDEQAILLLYVGRLERRKGVLTLWEAFARLAPQLPQLHLHLAGYSTDLSRQGDSVLGHLQRLSRESGLADRIRFLGHRPYQELPALYGACDVFVAPSPFEPFGMVYLEAMACGKPVVACRAGGALEIIEHGRSGLLVPASHPEALANALRTTVENEAWRRRLGEAAHQEVQQRFTLAQLAARTESHYRTAVAAHQASDAGCHRGA comes from the coding sequence TTGGCGCCTGAAGAGCCTCTGCATTCGAGAGCCTTGAACATCTGCCTGGTCTCTCGCGAGCATCCCAGTCTGCCCGAAACCGGTGGCATCGGCACCTATACCGACAACCTGGCCAAAGGCCTGGCGGCGCGGGGCCACTGCGTGACCGTGCTGGCAGACGGGGAGCCACCGTCCAGCCCCCCCAGGCCGCAAGCGGGAACGGTGCGTCTGCTCGGGGTGGGTCGCACCGAAGCTTTCAGGCTGCCGTTCGGCCGTCGCTGGCTCGGCACCAGTTCACGCAGCCTTGCGTTTGCATTGGCGGCGGGCAAGCGCTATCAAGCGCTCGATCGCCAAGACCCTTTCGACGTGGTCGAGGTCCCGGAATATCAGGCTTGGGGCCTGGGGGTCTCACTCGTCCGACGTTGTCCCCTGATCGCCCGTCTGCACAGCCACACCCGGCTGGTTCGCGCCCTGAACGCCGTCCCCCTCACCCTGGACGATCGCCTGTGTACGCGCCTGGAGGCCCAGGTACTCCGACGGGCCGAGCGGGTTCTGGCCAACTCGCAGGCCCTGGCCCGCGAGGCATCTCGTGATTTTCCCGGTCTGGAGGCCAGCAGACGGCTGGAGGTGCTGCCGCTAGGAATCGACACCCAGCGTTTCAAGCCCTCGGAAGGAGGCCCGTATCGCCGCGCCCACGGGCTCGACGAGCAGGCTATCCTGTTGCTTTACGTGGGACGATTGGAGCGTCGCAAGGGCGTCTTGACGCTGTGGGAAGCCTTCGCCAGACTGGCTCCTCAGTTGCCGCAATTGCATCTTCACCTGGCTGGCTACAGCACCGACCTGAGCCGGCAAGGGGACAGCGTGCTGGGACACTTGCAGCGACTGAGCCGCGAGAGCGGGCTCGCGGATCGCATCCGATTTCTCGGACATCGCCCCTATCAGGAGTTACCTGCGCTGTACGGCGCCTGTGACGTGTTCGTGGCTCCCTCGCCATTCGAGCCGTTCGGAATGGTCTACCTGGAGGCCATGGCCTGCGGAAAGCCGGTGGTGGCGTGCCGTGCCGGCGGCGCCCTGGAAATCATCGAGCACGGTCGCAGTGGCCTGCTGGTTCCGGCGAGCCACCCCGAGGCCCTGGCCAACGCGTTGCGCACGACGGTGGAAAACGAAGCTTGGCGTCGCCGTCTGGGGGAGGCGGCCCATCAGGAGGTCCAGCAGCGATTCACCCTGGCCCAGCTGGCAGC
- a CDS encoding radical SAM protein, giving the protein MHLCLVNPPEMPGFVSDRDKAGGVGVARPYQRRLWNRYCPPTPALDLLYALALADRAGIPNRFVDAIARRWNARQTLAAICETNPTHVGVRISLPSLKEDLALANAVVTALPRAQVFLFGACAKMTHSRWLGQFRGDAVLYGEVEALLLAYLDGQAERAVLRPPQSATPASWQTLENLDSLPFPAWHRVDRAAYTRRGHADDFVYYVLTSRGCPKGCAMCPYFVYQGAEWRARSLDHLAAEFAHLANMGARRVQTRDPNISWRKPHLMALAERLAGQRQLAITTETDLEALNRQDLERLREAGFVRIMTGVESVDETILRDIHQNGQALKRVLVNMQTCAELGIAVTGFFIVGALTETWQSIRQTIATARTLPCEYSVSLMTPYPGTESREAFIKAGYHREGDFRDYNGYTGLVRTSGLDHQQVVLAHAWASAELELVQRRRGLHWRHWWQTLRYLAQRHRVTRLRRRIKQVESLAPATTHREELPLGA; this is encoded by the coding sequence GGCCGGAGGCGTCGGCGTCGCGCGGCCCTACCAACGACGACTCTGGAACCGCTACTGCCCTCCCACTCCCGCGCTGGACCTGCTTTACGCGCTGGCGCTCGCAGACCGGGCTGGCATTCCAAACCGCTTCGTCGACGCGATCGCCCGGCGCTGGAACGCCCGACAAACGCTCGCCGCCATCTGCGAGACCAACCCGACGCACGTGGGCGTGCGCATCAGCCTTCCCTCGCTGAAGGAGGACCTGGCCCTGGCCAATGCCGTGGTCACAGCCCTTCCCCGGGCGCAAGTGTTCCTCTTCGGCGCCTGCGCGAAAATGACGCACTCCCGCTGGTTGGGGCAGTTTCGGGGTGATGCGGTCCTCTACGGCGAGGTCGAGGCCCTCCTGCTCGCTTACCTCGATGGCCAGGCCGAGCGGGCCGTCCTGCGTCCGCCCCAATCGGCCACGCCGGCCAGCTGGCAGACGCTTGAAAATCTGGACAGTTTGCCCTTTCCAGCCTGGCATCGGGTCGACCGCGCGGCCTATACGCGCAGGGGGCACGCAGACGACTTCGTCTACTACGTGTTGACCAGCCGAGGCTGTCCCAAAGGCTGCGCGATGTGCCCGTACTTCGTCTATCAGGGCGCCGAGTGGCGGGCGCGCTCACTCGACCACCTGGCAGCCGAATTCGCTCACCTGGCCAACATGGGCGCCCGTCGGGTGCAGACCCGGGACCCGAACATTTCCTGGCGCAAGCCGCACCTGATGGCCCTGGCCGAGCGGTTGGCTGGCCAGCGTCAGCTGGCCATCACCACCGAAACCGACCTGGAGGCGCTGAATCGTCAGGATCTCGAGCGTCTCAGGGAAGCAGGCTTCGTCCGCATCATGACCGGCGTCGAATCCGTCGATGAGACGATTTTGCGCGACATCCATCAGAACGGGCAGGCCCTCAAACGCGTGCTGGTGAACATGCAGACCTGTGCGGAGCTGGGTATTGCCGTGACGGGCTTCTTCATCGTGGGCGCCCTGACGGAAACCTGGCAAAGCATTCGTCAGACGATCGCCACCGCGCGAACCCTGCCGTGCGAGTACAGCGTCTCCTTGATGACCCCCTATCCTGGCACGGAAAGCCGCGAAGCCTTCATCAAGGCGGGCTATCATCGCGAGGGCGACTTCCGCGATTACAACGGCTATACCGGCCTGGTGAGGACCTCGGGGCTGGACCATCAGCAGGTGGTGCTGGCCCACGCCTGGGCCTCTGCGGAACTTGAACTGGTGCAGCGCAGACGCGGATTGCACTGGCGCCATTGGTGGCAGACCCTGCGGTATCTGGCACAGCGCCATCGCGTCACCCGTCTCCGGCGGCGAATCAAACAGGTGGAATCGCTGGCCCCGGCCACGACACATCGCGAGGAGTTGCCCCTTGGCGCCTGA